TGCTGGCGTGGTTCTCGATTCTTGCCGCCCTGGGCTTGGGCCCCGCGGGTGCGGCGTTCTATCGCATGAGCGAATTCGTCTCGCGCTATTGGACGCACAAGAACGGCGCGGCCATCCAGCCTTCGAGCGTTTCGGTGCAGCGCGCGGCCGACCGCGCATGGCACGCGATCGACTGGCTGCCCGCGCGCATCACCGCGCTGGGCTTTGCCGTGGTCGGCAGCTTCGAGGAAGCCATCGATTGCTGGCGCAACGATGCACGGCGCTTTGCGAGCGAGAACGACGGCGTGATCCTCGCGGCGACCTCGGGGGCGGTCAACGTCCGGCTGGGCGGCGGCGCGCTGAGCCCGATTCCGGTCGCCGACCCGCTGCCGCGCGCGCAAGCCGGCGATTCGATGGCCGACGGCCGCCGGCCCGACAGCGGCAGCACGCCGGGCCGCGAGCCCGAGCCCGGCCACCTGCGCAGCGTGGTCGGCCTGGTCTGGCGCTCCGTCGTGATGTGGATGGTGCTGCTGGCCCTGCTCACCCTGGCCCGGCTGCTCGGTTGAGA
The Variovorax sp. OAS795 genome window above contains:
- a CDS encoding CobD/CbiB family protein, encoding MSFFAILCALLIEQVRPLAPRNPVYGGVLAWTRWTSRNFDAGKPHHGWVAWALAVFVPTLLTLGIHWLLVLTLGLPFAVLWSIAVLYVTLGFRQFSHHFTDIRDALDEGDEPLARSLLAHWQGVDAADLPRSEIVRHVIEHSVIAAHRHVFGVLAWFSILAALGLGPAGAAFYRMSEFVSRYWTHKNGAAIQPSSVSVQRAADRAWHAIDWLPARITALGFAVVGSFEEAIDCWRNDARRFASENDGVILAATSGAVNVRLGGGALSPIPVADPLPRAQAGDSMADGRRPDSGSTPGREPEPGHLRSVVGLVWRSVVMWMVLLALLTLARLLG